Proteins from a single region of Cupriavidus sp. MP-37:
- the tagF gene encoding type VI secretion system-associated protein TagF — protein sequence MSQPTQLQLSYFGKIPSRGDFVKSANNTQLLDTLDRWLAQGMELLAEDPAWKASYDAWKPMHFAFLGSQSKLAIAGALIASSDLSSRRFPFLTAAAMEVERPLHFIARSPLALARLWTRAGQQMHALAQASDATEGLQQLGQAQLGVETGAGAQTHDASFADFIDFQTVAGLEHMLAGQGQQVRLRRTLLALGILLQPLMSSGSSHLEKGLTLPLPADPLYRSLVASFWLELVSRFLHRADFELSIFLGQIGGNERLVIGFNGASSRTLHGVISPLAYAEQNINIDDPEWVEQHVNGDYGMAKFVSYMDQPQLSLRLALDTFREVFAGE from the coding sequence ATGAGCCAGCCGACCCAACTCCAGCTGTCCTATTTCGGCAAGATCCCGTCCCGGGGCGACTTCGTCAAAAGTGCCAATAACACCCAGCTGCTCGATACGCTGGACCGCTGGCTGGCGCAGGGCATGGAGCTGCTGGCCGAAGATCCGGCCTGGAAAGCCAGCTATGACGCCTGGAAGCCGATGCACTTCGCTTTCCTGGGTTCGCAGAGCAAGCTGGCCATCGCCGGTGCGCTGATAGCCAGCAGCGACCTGTCCTCGCGCCGCTTTCCGTTCCTGACGGCCGCGGCGATGGAGGTCGAACGCCCCTTGCACTTCATCGCCCGCAGCCCGCTGGCACTGGCGCGCCTGTGGACGCGCGCGGGGCAGCAGATGCATGCGCTGGCACAGGCCTCAGATGCCACCGAAGGCCTGCAGCAGCTGGGCCAGGCCCAGCTGGGCGTGGAAACGGGTGCCGGCGCCCAGACGCACGACGCAAGCTTTGCCGACTTCATCGACTTCCAGACCGTGGCCGGCCTCGAACACATGCTGGCCGGCCAGGGCCAGCAGGTACGACTGCGCCGCACGCTGCTGGCGCTGGGCATCCTGCTGCAGCCGCTGATGTCGTCCGGCTCGTCGCACCTGGAAAAAGGCCTGACCCTGCCACTGCCCGCCGATCCGCTCTACCGCAGCCTGGTGGCGAGCTTCTGGCTGGAACTGGTGTCGCGCTTCCTGCACCGGGCGGATTTCGAACTGTCGATCTTCCTGGGCCAGATCGGCGGCAACGAGCGGCTGGTGATCGGCTTCAACGGCGCCTCGTCGCGCACGCTGCACGGCGTGATCTCGCCGCTGGCCTATGCCGAGCAGAACATCAATATCGATGACCCCGAATGGGTCGAGCAACACGTCAACGGAGACTACGGCATGGCCAAGTTCGTCAGTTACATGGACCAGCCGCAACTGTCGCTGCGCCTCGCGCTCGATACCTTCCGTGAAGTCTTTGCCGGGGAATGA
- a CDS encoding OmpA family protein, protein MGFDAVRNRATNFKAASIAVKARTPSLAAGLLAALTMLPGHAAPGDPGTTGIAAPAATAAAASARVVAGGAVPDEATKASVLARLRELYGSANVVDQIEVGNVVSPPNWSANVQKILSPQIKQVSRGQLSIDGTQVSVHGDVRNEAQRQQIASDMATGLGQAYTVKNGLRVPASEQNLLDQTLANRIIEFETGAATLTPKGRAILDEMAAVLPRLSGRKIEIVGHTDNSGSRALNLTLSQARAETVKNYLIGKGGEPGMLTAVGVGPDQPVAPNDKEEGRAKNRRIEFRAGQ, encoded by the coding sequence ATGGGTTTCGATGCAGTACGCAACCGGGCAACTAATTTCAAGGCTGCCTCCATCGCCGTTAAAGCGCGCACGCCATCGCTGGCAGCCGGATTGCTGGCCGCGCTGACGATGCTACCCGGCCACGCCGCACCGGGCGATCCCGGTACCACCGGCATCGCTGCGCCTGCTGCCACCGCAGCCGCTGCTTCAGCCCGCGTCGTTGCAGGCGGCGCCGTTCCTGACGAGGCCACCAAGGCCAGCGTGCTGGCGCGCCTGCGCGAGCTATATGGCAGCGCCAACGTGGTGGATCAGATCGAGGTCGGCAACGTGGTCTCGCCGCCGAACTGGTCGGCCAATGTGCAGAAGATCCTCTCGCCGCAAATCAAGCAGGTCAGCCGCGGCCAGCTCAGCATCGACGGCACCCAGGTATCCGTACACGGCGACGTCCGCAACGAAGCCCAGCGCCAGCAGATCGCCAGCGACATGGCTACCGGCCTTGGCCAGGCCTATACAGTGAAGAACGGCCTGCGCGTGCCGGCTTCGGAACAGAACCTGCTCGACCAGACCCTGGCCAATCGGATCATCGAATTCGAGACCGGCGCAGCGACGCTGACGCCCAAGGGCCGCGCCATCCTCGATGAAATGGCCGCGGTGCTGCCACGCCTGAGCGGCCGCAAGATCGAGATTGTCGGCCACACCGACAACTCCGGCAGCCGCGCGCTGAACCTGACGCTAAGCCAGGCACGCGCGGAGACGGTGAAGAACTACCTGATCGGCAAAGGCGGCGAACCCGGCATGCTGACGGCAGTGGGCGTGGGGCCGGACCAGCCGGTGGCGCCGAACGACAAGGAGGAAGGACGGGCGAAGAACCGGAGGATTGAGTTCCGGGCGGGGCAGTAA
- the tssA gene encoding type VI secretion system protein TssA has protein sequence MASLQFDRLLAPLPGDQPCGEDLLFSAEFDRIQEARRADDPSLDQGDWVTDIKEADWREVIGIATSLLQDRTKDLRLAVWLTEALSKERGFAGLGDGYRLTAELCSQYWDHLHPVMEADDVDYRTGSVTWLAGRSSQLIREIPLVDASAGGYTYVDWEVATHLAEAIRRDPEQADELSQGKVSQEQFEAARKKTPVAFYTALHADLVSCEAALKLLGDVLDERAGEHAPSFRQAREALEAVRMLVERFVGKPVERPAGAEASQTTSAPTQSGHASVPAGSADAVQSGPIRTRAQALAQLREVADFFRRTEPHSPVAYLAARAAKWGDMPLHAWLRTVVKDDATLSQIEELLGVTTDPSIDNDA, from the coding sequence ATGGCATCCCTCCAGTTCGACCGCCTGCTTGCTCCGCTTCCTGGCGACCAACCCTGTGGCGAAGACCTCCTCTTTTCCGCTGAATTCGACCGCATCCAGGAGGCGCGCCGTGCTGACGATCCGTCGCTGGACCAGGGCGATTGGGTAACGGATATCAAGGAGGCGGACTGGCGCGAGGTGATCGGCATTGCCACCTCGCTGCTGCAGGACCGCACCAAGGATCTTCGCCTGGCGGTCTGGTTGACCGAGGCGCTTTCGAAGGAGCGGGGTTTTGCGGGCCTGGGCGATGGCTACCGCCTGACAGCGGAGCTCTGCAGCCAATATTGGGATCACCTGCACCCGGTGATGGAAGCTGACGATGTCGACTACCGCACCGGCAGTGTGACATGGCTGGCAGGGCGGTCGAGCCAGCTGATCCGCGAGATTCCGCTGGTCGATGCATCGGCGGGTGGCTATACGTATGTCGACTGGGAGGTGGCGACGCATCTCGCGGAAGCGATTCGCCGCGATCCGGAGCAGGCGGACGAGCTGTCGCAGGGCAAGGTCAGCCAGGAGCAATTCGAAGCGGCGCGCAAGAAGACGCCGGTGGCATTCTATACGGCGCTGCATGCGGATCTGGTGTCCTGCGAAGCAGCGCTGAAGCTGCTCGGCGATGTGCTGGACGAGCGGGCCGGCGAGCATGCGCCCAGCTTCCGCCAGGCGCGCGAGGCGCTGGAAGCAGTGCGCATGCTGGTGGAGCGCTTTGTCGGCAAGCCGGTGGAGCGGCCCGCCGGTGCGGAGGCGAGCCAGACAACATCGGCGCCTACGCAGAGCGGACATGCAAGCGTGCCGGCTGGCTCTGCCGACGCCGTCCAGTCCGGCCCCATTCGCACGCGCGCCCAGGCCCTGGCCCAATTGCGCGAAGTCGCGGATTTCTTCCGACGCACGGAACCGCACAGCCCCGTGGCTTATCTGGCGGCGCGCGCTGCGAAGTGGGGCGACATGCCGCTGCACGCGTGGCTGCGTACGGTGGTCAAGGACGATGCCACGCTGTCGCAGATCGAGGAACTGCTGGGTGTGACCACGGATCCGTCGATCGATAACGACGCATGA
- a CDS encoding DUF6708 domain-containing protein — protein MEEGEYAGWLTRYTVSRPLREYEVAEYLDTKQPASTLPPNDHGVLAMNSTFVEYVDRHFLQRGWAAMGATPFVGMGLAFSGHIASTMYRLRDDGTARDAAFITADWIFLTAWLLFTLCVIKFIWLKDFFCYTHYPIRFNRKNRMVYVFRHNGPGGVLTIPWDSAYFYIGRSSPAAGNPGHYTFDLRCNVLDDQRMVRDTFAVGMDGSTSRGAVLEHWEMVRRYMEEGPQSLPFPPLALTVSTETTLRNMVITQVSGQFSGFLGILMLPITLPWALFRYLAMKTCKRPVWPEDVENACVIDPRDPFILEEPSYAGNAKTGGPEGDEQLLAYREQAVKLALEYDAERRARLGPDGTAA, from the coding sequence ATGGAAGAGGGTGAATACGCGGGTTGGCTCACTCGCTATACGGTGAGCCGGCCGTTACGTGAGTACGAAGTAGCTGAATATCTGGATACCAAGCAGCCAGCTTCAACACTTCCACCAAACGACCACGGCGTGTTGGCCATGAATTCCACTTTCGTTGAGTACGTGGACAGACACTTCCTGCAGCGTGGTTGGGCGGCCATGGGCGCAACACCATTCGTTGGCATGGGTCTGGCATTTTCTGGCCATATCGCGTCAACGATGTACAGACTTCGGGACGATGGCACCGCGCGGGACGCAGCCTTCATCACTGCCGATTGGATATTTCTCACCGCATGGTTGTTGTTTACGCTCTGCGTGATCAAATTCATCTGGCTCAAAGACTTCTTCTGCTACACCCACTACCCGATCCGCTTCAACCGCAAGAACAGGATGGTCTACGTCTTCCGGCACAACGGTCCGGGCGGTGTGCTGACCATACCTTGGGACAGTGCCTACTTCTACATCGGCCGATCTAGTCCAGCAGCTGGGAATCCGGGCCACTACACCTTCGACCTGCGTTGCAATGTCCTGGACGATCAACGCATGGTGCGCGATACCTTTGCCGTCGGCATGGATGGCAGCACCAGTCGCGGTGCGGTACTGGAACATTGGGAGATGGTGCGTCGCTATATGGAAGAAGGCCCGCAGAGCCTGCCATTCCCACCGCTGGCACTCACCGTTTCGACAGAAACAACGCTGCGCAATATGGTGATCACGCAGGTCAGTGGGCAGTTTTCGGGCTTTCTTGGCATCCTGATGCTGCCCATCACTTTGCCGTGGGCTCTGTTTCGCTACCTTGCAATGAAAACCTGCAAGCGTCCTGTCTGGCCGGAGGATGTGGAGAATGCCTGCGTGATCGACCCGCGGGATCCCTTCATTCTCGAGGAGCCCAGCTATGCCGGCAACGCAAAGACCGGCGGCCCTGAAGGAGACGAGCAGTTGCTGGCATACCGCGAACAGGCGGTGAAACTAGCCCTTGAATACGATGCCGAGCGCAGGGCGCGGCTTGGTCCAGACGGAACCGCCGCTTGA
- a CDS encoding DUF6708 domain-containing protein, with product MFFGPNCRMKKLKHARSFMFGREYEYIRARRKSIAKGRELLNIDGQRRWRVEQAGAAEGVFIPGRCAYAQNDAYLELANPGFSVQSLVASWALLVLLACLFTLWMWYGLAVHPLVFGRIFFLGWSEAYESEMLPLLIGGWTLVHFFAAGCIFFVFMMFVGLGARTAFFGPLRGRIRFNRKTRKVYVLRPGYCGGNKVFEWDRLQAILKPFPARMEQKVVRYHQAQPLALYHPPFDKDDPAAEGEDVIFIDSATTAYYPEAVAGLW from the coding sequence ATGTTTTTCGGTCCAAATTGCCGGATGAAAAAGCTGAAACATGCAAGGAGTTTCATGTTCGGTCGCGAATACGAATACATACGCGCGAGGCGGAAATCCATCGCGAAAGGTCGAGAATTATTGAATATCGACGGGCAACGCCGCTGGCGTGTCGAGCAGGCTGGCGCGGCAGAAGGCGTGTTTATTCCAGGGCGGTGCGCCTACGCGCAGAATGATGCCTATCTGGAGCTAGCCAATCCCGGATTTAGTGTGCAAAGCTTGGTGGCTTCATGGGCACTGTTGGTATTGCTGGCCTGTTTGTTCACGCTTTGGATGTGGTATGGGCTGGCCGTTCATCCGCTAGTGTTCGGCAGGATATTCTTTCTTGGATGGTCGGAAGCCTACGAATCGGAGATGTTGCCGTTGTTGATCGGGGGCTGGACGCTCGTCCATTTCTTCGCGGCGGGTTGTATTTTTTTTGTGTTCATGATGTTTGTGGGTCTTGGCGCACGGACGGCGTTCTTTGGTCCGCTGCGGGGGCGGATCCGCTTCAACCGAAAAACACGAAAGGTCTATGTATTGCGCCCAGGGTATTGCGGCGGCAATAAGGTATTCGAGTGGGATCGGCTGCAAGCGATACTTAAGCCATTTCCCGCGCGTATGGAACAAAAAGTTGTCCGTTACCACCAGGCGCAGCCGCTGGCGCTTTACCATCCGCCCTTCGACAAGGATGACCCTGCAGCGGAAGGCGAAGATGTTATCTTCATCGACTCGGCAACGACCGCGTACTACCCGGAAGCCGTGGCGGGACTATGGTAA
- a CDS encoding DUF6708 domain-containing protein: protein MRDGEYAGWITRYKLDRPLCQYEEEEYLDPKTPAAELPPNDHGLLRLNSTFCEYMDRFFLQRGWAAMGGAPFIFLALFFAGLFGFTIYSPREDGSDPSDAMVAFSWIVTMICISCAIFVVKVIWLKDFFRYTHYPIRFNRKNRLVYVFRHNGPGGVLTVSWDDAYFFIGRSAPAMGGQTYFTFDLRCHVLDDQRMVRDTFAVGMDGSNSRGAVLEHWEMVRRYMEDGLQSLPFPPLALTVSTEPTFRNAVITQVSGQFSGIWRVLMLFITLPWALFRYLAMKTCKRPVWPAEVEAACVIDPDDPFVQYEPRYAGDLETRAPGGEDELLAYRERALRKALEYDAERRNRFGPDGTTA, encoded by the coding sequence ATGAGAGACGGTGAGTATGCAGGTTGGATTACTCGATATAAATTGGATAGGCCCCTGTGTCAGTATGAGGAAGAGGAATATTTGGATCCTAAAACTCCGGCTGCAGAATTACCTCCGAACGATCACGGACTACTTCGCTTGAACTCAACTTTTTGCGAGTACATGGATAGGTTCTTTTTGCAGCGCGGATGGGCTGCAATGGGAGGGGCTCCATTCATTTTTCTGGCTTTGTTTTTTGCTGGATTATTTGGGTTTACCATATATTCACCGCGTGAGGATGGATCTGACCCTAGCGATGCAATGGTAGCATTTAGTTGGATCGTTACCATGATATGCATCTCGTGTGCGATATTCGTTGTTAAGGTCATCTGGCTGAAAGATTTTTTCCGCTATACGCACTACCCGATTCGTTTCAATCGCAAGAACAGATTGGTCTACGTTTTCCGACACAACGGTCCGGGAGGCGTGCTGACTGTGTCTTGGGACGATGCCTATTTCTTCATCGGACGTTCCGCGCCCGCTATGGGCGGACAGACTTATTTCACGTTCGATTTGCGTTGTCACGTCCTCGACGATCAAAGAATGGTCCGCGATACATTCGCGGTTGGAATGGACGGCAGTAACAGTCGCGGTGCAGTCCTGGAACATTGGGAAATGGTTCGCAGGTACATGGAGGATGGACTGCAATCGCTGCCGTTTCCACCGCTGGCGCTGACGGTCAGCACCGAACCGACTTTTCGGAATGCAGTAATTACGCAAGTGAGCGGCCAGTTTTCCGGTATCTGGCGAGTCCTGATGCTGTTTATTACGTTGCCGTGGGCGCTGTTCCGCTATTTGGCCATGAAAACCTGCAAGCGCCCCGTCTGGCCGGCAGAGGTAGAGGCAGCCTGCGTTATCGATCCGGATGATCCCTTTGTCCAGTATGAGCCGCGTTATGCCGGGGATCTTGAGACGAGGGCGCCCGGAGGCGAGGATGAGTTGCTGGCCTACCGCGAGCGTGCGCTGCGGAAGGCCCTGGAGTACGATGCCGAGCGGAGAAATCGTTTTGGTCCGGATGGGACAACTGCTTAA
- a CDS encoding T6SS effector BTH_I2691 family protein: MTQSGTTPKNNKAGCPFCQKKGLPILPVRYAIARDDIGKGKQAPRLGGPFGEGVQENGLPAGQHYTLRLMRPGYLYVCNEKRGSWDAYVVTEKGYLYPFATEIKHSVLEKMDTDKLQSIDALLQPPKDAIEFSCQREPDHPYLARCIMIPDASSAERIWLGFSDTPWTKRVWKAHTNAKERARHMRELRLDLWKGGSHRHADSLEKLSGQLSEAGYMIKETRPEAAKRGTYPSEMAGQPSAFSHSPQAFYGLSEQLPGLVNWANSQAKRMGMTAPMLAVDDPVGLALEVAQLLRLRADIFERDKGRDWKHATSTTIVGMRHAIEEQAVQEALQVKRNTSGVAVYTYADGMPVATPYDPDLEEKVWEQNGLKALTPDEEKRARRNAWKEYLNDYSEPNREAFDKELERDMNAYAKNTLAPLARSFVKWYGGTPYREAMACNHDDTDIKSGEAMTSLVMACLYDIVGIQPVSDILLKELQGSFTERKNTVLRALVLDNSEAAKKLEKAATAELEVGNPGAWSNVFKAFAHVLEKGHANELAGAFTGVARLAYSVSGPIVTLLGRSGRAVAGKAGDAAVSLAVRYRQLALLGLLANKPLNRLKIRASEAELAHIIVDELARVSPNVDREALRRQVDRHVRTELSERSGARARAPDARNARGRRVFYWTVFWDEESKRLFNGTRLDQLDNVLLTEDQLRSVLRSRTASGIKLDIGLGAAGMILDGWNVWQAFADMPDTKKGTMGQRQLQLVGALTSLAGSGVELFGKALERTAWGKTALVRPFRVFLTQVPTRGALVAFFGKCIGTVGSFLGAALDAWKGWQAVMRGDVPMAVLYISSALAGGVIAGLMLFGLLSAGLGFLLLLALALLSMLGEWLITIIRDNKVEIWLDKSPFGRHEHGRFKHLREQESAYEAMLKA, translated from the coding sequence ATGACCCAATCTGGTACGACTCCGAAGAACAACAAAGCCGGTTGCCCATTCTGCCAAAAGAAGGGCCTGCCGATCTTGCCTGTCCGGTATGCGATCGCCCGCGATGACATAGGCAAGGGTAAACAGGCACCACGGCTTGGTGGTCCTTTTGGTGAGGGCGTCCAAGAGAACGGCCTGCCGGCAGGGCAGCACTACACATTGCGTCTCATGCGGCCCGGCTACCTCTATGTGTGCAATGAAAAGCGTGGCAGCTGGGACGCTTACGTGGTCACGGAAAAAGGGTACCTGTACCCCTTTGCGACCGAGATCAAACACAGTGTCCTGGAGAAGATGGACACGGACAAGTTGCAGTCCATTGACGCATTGCTGCAGCCGCCAAAGGATGCCATCGAATTCAGTTGCCAGCGCGAACCCGACCATCCCTATCTGGCCCGTTGCATCATGATTCCAGATGCCAGTTCTGCGGAAAGAATCTGGCTCGGCTTCTCGGATACGCCGTGGACAAAACGTGTATGGAAGGCGCATACCAATGCAAAGGAGCGAGCGCGCCATATGCGCGAGCTCCGTCTGGATCTTTGGAAGGGAGGAAGCCACCGACACGCTGATTCTTTGGAGAAGCTAAGTGGCCAATTGTCCGAGGCCGGTTATATGATCAAGGAGACCCGCCCCGAAGCGGCCAAGCGCGGCACCTATCCAAGCGAAATGGCGGGACAACCATCCGCATTTTCTCACTCACCACAGGCGTTTTACGGCTTGAGCGAACAGCTGCCTGGTCTCGTCAATTGGGCAAATTCGCAAGCAAAGCGTATGGGCATGACTGCCCCAATGCTGGCAGTTGACGACCCCGTTGGCTTGGCCTTAGAAGTTGCGCAACTGCTGCGCTTGCGAGCCGATATTTTCGAACGCGACAAGGGCCGCGACTGGAAACACGCCACCTCCACGACCATTGTGGGCATGCGCCATGCCATTGAAGAGCAGGCGGTGCAGGAAGCGCTCCAAGTCAAACGAAACACCTCCGGCGTTGCCGTCTATACGTATGCCGACGGAATGCCGGTTGCAACGCCCTATGACCCAGATCTGGAGGAAAAGGTATGGGAGCAGAATGGGCTGAAGGCACTGACGCCGGATGAAGAAAAGCGCGCGCGGCGAAATGCTTGGAAGGAGTATCTGAACGATTACAGCGAGCCTAACCGAGAGGCCTTCGATAAAGAGCTCGAGCGCGATATGAACGCGTACGCCAAGAATACCTTAGCGCCCCTGGCACGGAGCTTTGTGAAATGGTACGGAGGAACACCATATCGTGAGGCGATGGCCTGCAACCACGATGACACCGATATCAAGAGCGGCGAAGCCATGACCAGCCTGGTAATGGCTTGCCTGTATGACATTGTTGGTATCCAGCCGGTTTCCGACATCCTTCTCAAAGAGTTGCAGGGTTCATTTACGGAGCGCAAGAACACGGTGCTGCGAGCACTTGTGCTTGACAACTCCGAGGCGGCTAAGAAATTGGAGAAGGCGGCGACTGCGGAGTTGGAAGTAGGCAATCCTGGTGCCTGGAGCAATGTATTCAAGGCCTTTGCCCACGTACTAGAAAAGGGTCATGCGAATGAGTTGGCGGGGGCATTTACAGGCGTCGCGCGCTTGGCTTACAGCGTGTCAGGGCCTATCGTCACTTTGCTTGGCCGGTCCGGTCGGGCAGTCGCTGGAAAAGCTGGAGACGCAGCGGTCAGTCTTGCAGTCCGCTATCGGCAGTTGGCGTTGCTCGGTTTGCTCGCCAATAAACCGCTAAACCGGCTAAAAATTCGGGCCTCGGAGGCTGAGCTAGCCCACATCATCGTCGACGAACTGGCGCGGGTTAGTCCTAATGTTGATCGCGAGGCATTGCGGAGGCAGGTGGACCGCCACGTCAGGACGGAACTTTCCGAGCGATCCGGTGCTCGAGCTCGTGCCCCCGATGCGAGGAATGCTAGGGGTAGGCGCGTCTTCTACTGGACGGTCTTCTGGGATGAGGAGAGTAAGCGTTTGTTCAACGGCACCAGATTGGATCAACTGGATAACGTGCTATTGACAGAGGATCAGCTAAGATCCGTGCTGCGAAGCAGGACGGCAAGCGGGATCAAGTTGGATATCGGTCTGGGTGCGGCTGGGATGATTTTGGACGGTTGGAATGTCTGGCAGGCATTCGCCGATATGCCTGATACAAAAAAGGGAACGATGGGACAAAGACAGCTGCAACTCGTCGGTGCGTTGACCAGCTTGGCGGGAAGCGGTGTGGAACTATTTGGAAAAGCGCTAGAGCGAACTGCATGGGGAAAGACCGCGCTTGTTCGCCCGTTTCGAGTATTCCTGACGCAGGTCCCAACTCGCGGAGCGTTGGTCGCTTTTTTTGGAAAATGTATTGGCACAGTTGGTAGTTTCCTAGGCGCCGCGCTGGACGCTTGGAAGGGTTGGCAGGCGGTGATGCGCGGAGACGTTCCTATGGCGGTGCTTTATATAAGCTCGGCGCTCGCTGGAGGCGTCATCGCTGGTCTCATGCTCTTTGGGTTGCTAAGTGCCGGCTTAGGATTCCTACTCTTGCTTGCTCTTGCATTGCTTTCCATGTTGGGTGAATGGCTAATCACTATAATTCGTGACAACAAGGTTGAGATCTGGCTCGATAAGTCGCCATTTGGACGTCATGAGCATGGTAGATTCAAGCACTTGAGAGAACAGGAATCCGCCTATGAGGCGATGCTGAAGGCTTGA
- a CDS encoding DUF4123 domain-containing protein, translated as MNYAESGIRQGVADRPAGHSAFCHRWLSDFAYALLNPLRLEREEWEDLPVTRLAPPGLKEQAEFMPLLLSFNDLTAPQRAIVLGRIEAREQQGDTYLCGLLKSDAESSVLSAHLSRLLVMVRQDNGQRYLLRYYDPRVMRHLQWLLTAMQHVSFCGPISVWSWPASSGWTTGRRLAQYSAGQRLVLHSHQWATLERLALINRALTELEILAPELSQNDALFQRLDAALVQSSTELALTDNEDWLFCAIQAVRFHPQIHHHPQLLERLGQAATKRASYAAACADLDDSAWLSMADELNSRVPTA; from the coding sequence ATGAATTACGCTGAATCCGGCATAAGACAGGGCGTTGCCGACAGGCCTGCTGGCCACTCCGCTTTTTGTCACCGGTGGCTATCAGATTTCGCATACGCGCTGCTGAATCCGCTGCGGCTTGAACGTGAAGAGTGGGAGGACCTTCCGGTTACCAGGCTGGCACCTCCAGGACTGAAAGAGCAGGCGGAGTTCATGCCGTTACTGTTAAGTTTCAATGATTTGACCGCGCCGCAACGCGCTATCGTGCTGGGTCGTATAGAAGCGAGGGAACAGCAGGGGGACACATATCTTTGCGGCCTGCTCAAGAGCGACGCCGAGAGCTCCGTGCTGAGTGCGCATCTTAGCCGCCTTCTAGTGATGGTACGACAGGACAATGGACAGCGTTACCTGCTTCGCTATTACGACCCGCGTGTCATGCGCCACTTGCAATGGTTATTGACTGCCATGCAGCATGTGTCATTTTGCGGGCCGATCAGCGTCTGGTCGTGGCCAGCATCCAGCGGCTGGACTACTGGTCGCCGTCTCGCGCAATACAGTGCCGGCCAGCGATTGGTCCTGCACTCCCACCAGTGGGCGACGCTCGAGCGCCTGGCCCTAATTAACCGGGCATTGACGGAACTTGAGATTCTGGCGCCCGAGCTATCGCAGAACGACGCGCTGTTTCAGCGACTGGATGCGGCACTGGTTCAGTCCAGTACAGAACTCGCGCTCACCGATAACGAGGATTGGCTGTTTTGCGCGATTCAAGCCGTCCGCTTTCATCCGCAGATCCACCATCATCCGCAGTTACTGGAACGTCTTGGACAAGCGGCTACCAAAAGGGCAAGCTATGCTGCCGCATGTGCGGACCTCGACGATTCTGCTTGGCTCAGTATGGCGGATGAACTGAACAGCCGGGTGCCGACAGCGTAA